The DNA segment AATTTCGCCGTCGAGAATTTTTTGTACCGTTTCGGTTGTGATCCCCTCTCCAACCTCTGAGGCAATAGACCTTGCATTTTTTCCGAAAACTGTGGCTGCACCGGCTAAAGTCTTTGCGATATTCTCTTCATATGTCGAAGGTTTCAAGCGGTGTGGCTTTTCTGGGATGTAAATTCCAGCTCCAAACACCTGATCAAAAGGAATATTTAGCCTATCAAGGTAGCGAATCATATCTCTAAAAGAGGTACGTTCTCCACCTCGCTGATTATCGAGCCAGAGTTTTACTGTCGATTTATGTGCTGCGAGGTGTTTCCCTATCGCTTCAAGAGTTTCGCCGTTTTCACGCCGTTTTCTTAGCTCTTTGATGATAAGTTCCCACGCTCGATCATTTACCCGGTAACTATCCATAAGGAGAAGTATATCCTCAGAGCAATTGACCATGCACAACTCTCCAGTTGACTAAAAAGTTTGCGTGTGTCAACTTTCTCCCATGCATAACGCACTTGAACAATTCAGACGAAAAAACGGGCTGACGTTCGCGGCCTTAGGGCGGCGAGTAGGTCTTAGCCGAGCAACAGTTCTTATGCACTGCAAGGCGAAACGTCAGATCGGCGGGGATGCTGCCATCCGTTACGCGGTAGAGCTGGATATCCCCATCCGAGAGCTTCGACCGGATTTGTTCAAAGCAAATATTTGATTGTGTATATGCGAAAAGTTTTTCTTAAAAAATTACGCATGTATACGAGAAATTAGAGCTTTATTCTCAGGAGGTTGAAGTGACGGAAGAGCAGGCTCTGTTTTTTCATACTTTGGGGCAGGCCGTCCGTGAAACACTCGGCGCAGAACGCGCAGCTGAGGCTCTGGGCAAATCCTACTCCACGTTAATGAACGAGCTGAATCCCACGCTGTTTAGCCACAAGCTTGGCTTAAGCCACGCTTTAGACCTGATCGCGATGACGGATTCAGAACAGTCCCGCTGCCAGCTTGCCCGTGCGATGGGCGGGGTATTTGTCTCGCTCCCGCAGGTTGAGGCAGGGCTTTGCGCAAATAGCCAGCAAGAAATTATGCGAATCGTCAAAGACTTTGGCGAACTTGTCGGAACGTACACCGACGCCATCGCGGACCGTAAAATCAAGGAGGATGAACTCTTAGAAATTGAAGAGAAGGCGCACGAAGCTCAGACCGCTATTCAAAGCTTCCTTAGCGCCGTGCGATCCGAAACTGTTCGATACTGAAACACGATGGACCGGGCACCGGTTAGGGATAACGAGAAACGTAAGAGCCATCACTGCACAAAAGTCCCGGTCCACCAACTCTTCGGAGTCTCAAGAGGCCAGCTCCTTCATACTGATCCTGAGGCGCGACAGGCGGGAGTTTAACCCTTGCTCCCGCCGCCTCTTGAGACCCCGACCCCCCAAATGGAGGCCACATGCAAATTCCACTCATTTCTCTTCGCGAGTACGAGCGACACGTGCTTCGGCTCCTGGGTGAAATGGCTGATCACCCGGACGCTACAAGAGGCACGAGGGATATTTTGCATGTGGCCTCACTTGGTATTCGCCGGGCCGTTGAAAAAGCTGCTCAAGCCAAGCAGTCGCCCGCCGGGGTCTTGATGCGCATCAATCGCGAACTCAAGCGGTAG comes from the Desulfobaculum bizertense DSM 18034 genome and includes:
- a CDS encoding phage regulatory CII family protein — protein: MTEEQALFFHTLGQAVRETLGAERAAEALGKSYSTLMNELNPTLFSHKLGLSHALDLIAMTDSEQSRCQLARAMGGVFVSLPQVEAGLCANSQQEIMRIVKDFGELVGTYTDAIADRKIKEDELLEIEEKAHEAQTAIQSFLSAVRSETVRY